In the Bordetella genomosp. 10 genome, one interval contains:
- the hisC gene encoding histidinol-phosphate transaminase translates to MSRFWSPVVAGLSPYVPGEQPKLRNLVKLNTNENPYGPSPKVLDAIRAACDDSLRLYPDPGAEQLRQAIGRRYGVAPAQVFVGNGSDEVLALAFQALLNHEAPLRFPDITYSFYPVYCGLYGIRQETVPLTGDFRIDPADYLPAAGKGAGPVILPNPNAPTGRPLALADIERIVAGNPDVVVAVDEAYIDFGGESAVPLVARYDNLLVIQTLSKSRSLAGLRVGYAIGSTALIEGLDRVKNSFNSYPIDRLASAGAVAAIEDEDYFQQTCAAVVRTREALTADLHAFGFEVLPSAANFVFARHPAHDAVQLAAALRQEGIIVRHFRHPRIDQFLRISVGTDAECHSLVQALKGILG, encoded by the coding sequence ATGAGCCGCTTCTGGAGCCCGGTGGTCGCCGGTCTCAGCCCCTACGTCCCGGGCGAGCAGCCCAAGCTGCGCAACCTGGTCAAGCTGAACACCAACGAGAATCCCTACGGTCCGTCGCCCAAGGTGCTGGACGCCATCCGCGCGGCCTGCGACGACAGCCTGCGCCTGTACCCGGACCCGGGCGCGGAGCAACTGCGCCAGGCCATCGGCCGCCGCTACGGCGTGGCGCCCGCCCAGGTGTTCGTCGGCAACGGTTCGGACGAGGTGCTGGCGCTGGCCTTCCAGGCGCTGCTCAACCATGAGGCCCCGCTGCGCTTTCCGGACATCACCTACAGCTTCTATCCGGTGTACTGCGGCCTGTACGGCATACGCCAGGAAACGGTGCCGCTGACCGGCGACTTCCGCATCGACCCGGCCGACTACCTGCCGGCGGCGGGCAAGGGCGCCGGTCCGGTCATCCTGCCCAATCCCAACGCGCCCACCGGCCGTCCCCTGGCGCTGGCCGATATCGAGCGCATCGTCGCCGGCAACCCCGACGTCGTGGTGGCGGTCGACGAGGCCTATATCGATTTCGGCGGCGAGTCGGCCGTGCCCCTGGTCGCGCGTTACGACAACCTGCTGGTCATCCAGACGCTGTCGAAGTCGCGTTCGCTGGCGGGCCTGCGGGTGGGCTACGCCATCGGTTCGACGGCCCTGATCGAAGGGCTGGACCGCGTCAAGAACAGCTTCAATTCCTATCCCATCGACCGTTTGGCCTCGGCCGGCGCCGTCGCCGCGATCGAGGACGAAGATTATTTCCAGCAAACGTGCGCCGCCGTGGTGCGCACCCGCGAGGCGTTGACGGCCGATCTGCACGCTTTTGGGTTCGAGGTGCTGCCGTCGGCGGCCAATTTCGTGTTCGCGCGGCACCCCGCTCATGACGCGGTGCAACTCGCCGCGGCGCTGCGGCAGGAAGGCATTATCGTGCGTCATTTCCGCCATCCGCGCATCGATCAATTCTTGCGTATTTCGGTGGGAACGGATGCCGAATGCCACAGTTTGGTGCAAGCGCTGAAGGGCATTTTGGGCTGA
- the bamB gene encoding outer membrane protein assembly factor BamB, protein MSKPVIRRSFALAACMAAAVALSACSLFSKDDKRYDPAPLTEYKAGMSVHQAWSVSVGSGGGLGFLPTVVGDAVYAATPNGKVGKYDLLSGRAVWTASTDDLSAGAGSDGGTTVVATPSGQVIAFDDSGKVKWKAQATSEVNIPPVVGNGVAVVRSSDYRIQAFDVNSGDRVWSVQRPGPALALRSNAQMVIAQGLVLTGLPGGKMMAINVSTGDVQWEGTVATPKGGSDLERLTDVVGAPKLLGPLMCAVAYQGRVVCFDVSQGGRPVWTKDFSSSVGLALDDHGVYVPDQNSLLYGFDVRNGQQLWKLDALKNRRLTAPAVIGSAVAVGDYDGYVHFVSRDNGQLLARISVGGGAVVSPLTTTTQGVLAQTGNGNLVMLSTN, encoded by the coding sequence ATGTCCAAGCCTGTTATCCGCCGTTCCTTCGCCCTGGCCGCCTGCATGGCCGCCGCCGTCGCCCTGAGCGCGTGCTCGCTGTTTTCCAAGGACGACAAGCGCTATGACCCGGCGCCGCTGACCGAATACAAGGCCGGCATGTCGGTGCACCAGGCCTGGTCGGTCTCCGTCGGCAGCGGCGGCGGCCTGGGCTTCCTGCCCACCGTCGTCGGCGACGCCGTCTACGCCGCCACGCCCAACGGCAAGGTCGGCAAGTACGACCTGCTGAGCGGCCGCGCCGTCTGGACCGCCTCCACCGACGACCTGTCGGCGGGCGCGGGCAGCGACGGCGGCACCACCGTGGTGGCGACGCCCTCGGGCCAGGTCATCGCCTTCGACGACAGCGGCAAGGTCAAGTGGAAGGCCCAGGCCACCAGCGAGGTCAATATCCCGCCGGTGGTCGGCAATGGCGTGGCGGTGGTGCGCAGCAGCGACTACCGCATCCAGGCCTTCGACGTGAACAGCGGCGACCGCGTCTGGAGCGTGCAGCGTCCCGGCCCGGCGCTGGCCCTGCGCTCGAACGCGCAGATGGTGATCGCCCAGGGCCTGGTCCTGACGGGGCTGCCGGGCGGCAAGATGATGGCCATCAACGTCAGCACCGGCGACGTGCAGTGGGAAGGCACCGTGGCCACCCCCAAGGGCGGCAGCGACCTGGAGCGCCTGACGGACGTGGTCGGCGCGCCCAAGCTGCTGGGACCGCTGATGTGCGCCGTGGCCTATCAAGGCCGCGTGGTCTGCTTCGACGTCTCGCAGGGCGGCCGTCCGGTCTGGACCAAGGACTTCTCCAGCAGCGTCGGCCTGGCGCTGGACGACCATGGCGTCTACGTGCCGGACCAGAACAGCCTGCTGTACGGTTTCGACGTGCGCAACGGCCAGCAGCTCTGGAAGCTGGACGCATTGAAGAATCGCCGCCTGACCGCCCCGGCCGTGATCGGCAGCGCGGTCGCCGTGGGCGATTATGATGGCTACGTGCACTTCGTGTCGCGCGACAACGGCCAGTTGCTGGCGCGCATCTCGGTGGGCGGCGGCGCCGTCGTCTCGCCCCTGACCACCACGACGCAAGGCGTGCTGGCGCAGACGGGCAACGGCAACCTGGTGATGCTCAGCACCAACTGA
- the hflX gene encoding GTPase HflX, translating into MRALIISVDLGNPDYVAHAEEFAMLARGAGAEIVDTVKARRDRPDAKYFIGSGKVDEAVLLAKAHDADIVLFDHPLSPAQQRNLERAFNLRVVDRVALILDIFALRAKSHEGKLQVELAQLQHLTTRLTRMWSHLERQRGGIGMRGPGESQLEMDKRMIGAKVKVLRERLDKVERQRLTQRRARARGGALSVSLVGYTNAGKSTLFNALTRADAYAADQLFATLDTTTRRIWIEGAGSVVLSDTVGFIRDLPPTLIAAFRATLEETVHADLLLHVVDAASPQRDEQIHEVQKVLEEIGAGTIPVIMVYNKIDRVEMAPRVDRNAHGTIARVFVSAAERAGLDALRGAIAEAGQIAGNNASNIQTVQSE; encoded by the coding sequence ATGCGAGCCCTGATCATCAGTGTCGACCTGGGTAATCCCGACTACGTCGCGCATGCGGAGGAATTCGCCATGCTCGCGCGCGGCGCCGGCGCGGAGATCGTCGATACGGTCAAGGCGCGGCGCGATCGTCCCGACGCCAAATACTTCATCGGCTCGGGCAAGGTCGACGAGGCCGTGCTGCTGGCGAAGGCGCACGACGCCGACATCGTCCTGTTCGACCATCCCCTGTCCCCCGCCCAGCAGCGCAACCTGGAGCGCGCCTTCAACCTGCGCGTGGTCGACCGCGTCGCCCTGATCCTCGATATCTTCGCGCTGCGCGCCAAGAGCCACGAGGGCAAGCTGCAGGTCGAACTGGCCCAGTTGCAGCACCTGACCACCCGCCTGACCCGCATGTGGAGCCACCTGGAGCGGCAGCGCGGCGGCATCGGCATGCGCGGCCCGGGCGAATCGCAGCTCGAAATGGACAAGCGCATGATCGGCGCCAAGGTCAAGGTGCTGCGCGAGCGGCTCGACAAGGTCGAGCGCCAGCGCCTGACGCAGCGCCGCGCGCGCGCCCGCGGCGGCGCCTTGTCGGTGTCCCTGGTCGGCTACACCAACGCCGGCAAATCGACCCTGTTCAACGCGCTGACCCGCGCCGACGCCTACGCGGCCGACCAGTTGTTCGCCACGCTGGACACCACCACCCGCCGCATCTGGATCGAAGGGGCGGGGTCGGTCGTGCTGTCCGACACCGTCGGCTTCATCCGCGACCTGCCGCCGACGTTGATCGCGGCCTTCCGCGCCACGCTGGAGGAAACCGTCCACGCCGACCTGCTGTTGCACGTGGTCGATGCCGCCAGCCCGCAGCGCGACGAGCAGATCCATGAAGTCCAGAAGGTCCTCGAGGAAATCGGCGCGGGAACCATACCGGTCATCATGGTCTATAACAAGATCGACCGCGTCGAAATGGCGCCGCGGGTCGACCGGAACGCGCATGGTACGATTGCGCGGGTGTTTGTAAGCGCCGCCGAGCGCGCCGGTCTGGATGCGTTGCGCGGGGCAATTGCAGAGGCTGGTCAGATTGCGGGAAACAATGCGTCTAATATCCAAACTGTTCAATCTGAATGA
- a CDS encoding adenylosuccinate synthase: MSKNVVIIGTQWGDEGKGKIVDWLAESVHGVVRFQGGHNAGHTLWINGKKTILRLIPSGIMHPGVTCYIGNGVVLSPEALLKEIEELEAAGLDVRSRLQISEICPLILPYHVAIDQAREARKGAAKIGTTGRGIGPAYEDKIARRALRVQDLFNPAVFDEKLGELLEYHNFVLTQYLGAPAVSAAEVRDQAMALAPKIAPMVRDVSSNLFAAQKAGQRLLFEGAQGALLDVDHGTYPYVTSSNCVAGAAAAGAGVGPQSLDYVLGITKAYTTRVGSGPFPTELLDEIGARLANVGKEFGSVTGRPRRCGWFDGAALKRSVRLNGISGLCITKLDVLDGLETIRLGVGYRVNGEFRDVLPYGAHAVAMAEPVFEELPGWSESTVGITEYDKLPAAARGYLERVAQVCEVPIDLVSTGPDRNETIVLRNPLKG, from the coding sequence ATGAGCAAGAACGTAGTCATCATCGGTACCCAGTGGGGTGACGAAGGCAAGGGCAAAATCGTCGATTGGCTGGCCGAGTCGGTCCATGGCGTGGTCCGCTTCCAGGGCGGCCACAATGCCGGCCATACCCTGTGGATCAACGGCAAGAAGACGATTCTGCGCCTGATTCCCTCGGGCATCATGCATCCGGGCGTGACCTGCTACATCGGCAACGGTGTGGTGCTGTCGCCCGAGGCGCTGCTCAAGGAAATCGAAGAGCTGGAGGCCGCCGGCCTGGACGTGCGCTCGCGCCTGCAGATTTCCGAGATCTGCCCCCTGATCCTGCCTTACCACGTCGCCATCGACCAGGCGCGCGAAGCGCGCAAGGGCGCGGCCAAGATCGGCACCACCGGCCGCGGCATCGGCCCGGCCTACGAGGACAAGATCGCCCGCCGCGCCCTGCGCGTGCAGGACCTGTTCAACCCGGCCGTGTTCGACGAAAAGCTGGGCGAACTGCTCGAATACCACAACTTCGTGCTGACCCAGTACCTGGGCGCGCCGGCGGTTTCGGCCGCCGAGGTGCGCGACCAGGCGATGGCGCTGGCGCCCAAGATCGCCCCCATGGTGCGCGACGTGTCGAGCAACCTCTTCGCCGCGCAGAAGGCCGGCCAGCGCCTGCTGTTCGAAGGCGCCCAGGGCGCCTTGCTCGACGTCGACCACGGCACCTACCCCTACGTCACCAGCAGCAACTGCGTGGCGGGCGCGGCGGCGGCCGGCGCCGGCGTCGGACCGCAGTCGCTGGACTACGTCCTGGGCATCACCAAGGCGTACACCACGCGCGTCGGCTCCGGCCCGTTCCCCACGGAATTGCTGGACGAAATCGGCGCGCGCCTGGCCAACGTCGGCAAGGAATTCGGCTCCGTCACGGGCCGTCCGCGCCGCTGCGGCTGGTTCGACGGCGCCGCCCTCAAGCGCTCGGTGCGCCTGAACGGCATCAGCGGCCTGTGCATCACCAAGCTGGACGTGCTGGACGGCCTGGAAACCATCCGCCTGGGCGTGGGCTACCGCGTCAACGGCGAATTCCGCGACGTGCTGCCCTACGGCGCCCATGCCGTGGCGATGGCCGAACCGGTGTTCGAAGAGCTGCCCGGCTGGTCGGAATCGACCGTCGGCATCACCGAGTACGACAAGCTGCCGGCCGCCGCGCGCGGCTACCTGGAGCGCGTCGCCCAGGTCTGCGAAGTGCCCATCGACCTGGTTTCCACCGGCCCCGACCGCAACGAAACCATTGTCTTGCGCAATCCCCTGAAGGGATAA
- the der gene encoding ribosome biogenesis GTPase Der has translation MPFKPVVALVGRPNVGKSTLFNRLTRSRAALVADFSGLTRDRHYGEGRVGDYPFIAIDTGGFEPVAKDGILLEMARQTKQAIAESDVVIFLVDGRAGVNAHDHEIAALLRRSGQRRIILAVNKAEGMGMGATADFHELGLGQPRPISAAHGDGIVDLIELALRDLVEPEPEPAETDEFGDPDDADGESDTPPEGKFQSLPADHRIKLAIVGRPNVGKSTLINTLLGEERVIAFDMPGTTRDAIEIEFERDGKRYTLIDTAGLRKRGKVFEAVEKFSVIKTLQAIEACNVVLLMLDAQTEISEQDAHIAGFVLETGRALVVAINKWDGLDADQRERIQREFERKLRFLSFARMHTISALKGAGVKALLKSVNAAHAAAFAKLSTPRLTRELQAAVEQQPPPRKGIFRPKMRYAHQGGQNPPLVIVHGNALDAVPDSYRRYLETRFRNAFDLGGTPLRIEFKSSHNPYAQDKDK, from the coding sequence GTGCCTTTCAAACCTGTCGTCGCCCTGGTGGGCCGTCCCAATGTCGGAAAGTCCACCCTTTTCAACCGCCTGACGCGCTCGCGCGCGGCCCTGGTCGCGGACTTTTCCGGCCTGACGCGCGATCGTCACTACGGCGAGGGCAGGGTGGGGGACTATCCGTTCATCGCCATCGACACCGGCGGTTTCGAGCCGGTGGCCAAGGACGGCATCCTGCTGGAGATGGCGCGCCAGACCAAGCAGGCCATCGCCGAGTCCGACGTCGTCATCTTCCTGGTCGACGGCCGCGCCGGCGTCAACGCGCACGATCACGAGATCGCCGCCCTGCTGCGCCGTTCGGGGCAGCGCCGCATCATCCTGGCGGTCAACAAGGCCGAAGGCATGGGCATGGGCGCCACCGCCGACTTCCACGAGCTGGGCCTGGGTCAGCCGCGCCCCATTTCGGCGGCCCACGGCGACGGCATCGTCGACCTGATCGAGCTGGCGCTGCGCGACCTGGTGGAACCGGAACCGGAGCCGGCGGAAACGGACGAGTTCGGCGACCCCGATGACGCCGATGGCGAGTCGGATACGCCGCCCGAAGGCAAGTTCCAGTCGCTGCCGGCGGACCACCGCATCAAGCTGGCCATCGTCGGCCGTCCCAACGTCGGCAAGTCGACGCTGATCAATACCCTGCTGGGCGAGGAGCGCGTCATCGCCTTCGACATGCCCGGCACCACCCGCGACGCCATCGAAATCGAATTCGAGCGCGACGGCAAGCGCTATACGTTGATCGACACCGCCGGCCTGCGCAAGCGCGGCAAGGTCTTCGAGGCGGTGGAAAAATTCTCCGTCATCAAGACCCTGCAAGCCATCGAGGCCTGCAACGTGGTCCTGCTGATGCTGGACGCGCAGACCGAGATTTCCGAGCAGGACGCGCACATCGCCGGCTTCGTGCTGGAAACCGGGCGCGCCCTGGTGGTGGCGATCAACAAATGGGACGGCCTGGACGCCGACCAGCGCGAACGCATCCAGCGCGAATTCGAGCGCAAGCTGCGCTTCCTCTCGTTCGCCCGCATGCACACCATTTCGGCGCTCAAGGGCGCCGGCGTGAAGGCCTTGCTGAAGTCGGTCAACGCCGCGCACGCGGCCGCTTTCGCCAAGCTGTCGACGCCCAGGCTGACGCGCGAGCTGCAAGCCGCCGTCGAGCAGCAGCCGCCGCCGCGCAAGGGCATCTTCCGGCCGAAGATGCGCTACGCCCACCAGGGCGGCCAGAACCCGCCGCTGGTCATCGTGCACGGCAACGCCCTGGACGCCGTGCCGGATTCCTATCGCCGCTACCTGGAGACGCGTTTCCGCAACGCCTTCGACCTGGGCGGCACGCCGCTGCGCATCGAATTCAAGTCCTCGCACAACCCGTATGCGCAGGACAAGGACAAATAA
- the hflK gene encoding FtsH protease activity modulator HflK has product MRLISKLFNLNDPGWGRGNQNGNEPPRRPQGNGDGPPDLDEVWRDFNNRIGAIFGRKGGGRGNRPGGAGGPPSSPRNARIGLGVIVLVLVVLWLASGFYIVQEGQVAVVTQFGKYKSTSPAGFQWRLPYPFQNQETVNVSQLRTFEVGFRGSARNKVLPEALMLTTDENIVDMQFVVQYRLRADGAPDYLFRTRDPDESVRQAAETAMREIVGKKPMDYVLYEGRTNVATEVQGLMQQILDRYHTGIQVSTVAIQNVQPPEQVQAAFDDAVKAGQDRERQINEGQAYANQVVPLAAGQASRMTEQAEGYKAKVIGDAEGNTARFNSIVNEYRKAPAVMRERMYLETMQEIYSRASKVMIDGKNGNNMLYLPIDKIIQQAAQDASRQPAASGGSLPGASQPAIPQPPRASGQQSGNSGSTSNTLPRDRLSR; this is encoded by the coding sequence ATGCGTCTAATATCCAAACTGTTCAATCTGAATGATCCCGGTTGGGGGCGTGGCAACCAAAACGGCAACGAGCCGCCGCGCCGCCCGCAGGGCAATGGAGACGGTCCGCCGGATCTCGACGAGGTCTGGCGCGACTTCAATAACCGTATCGGGGCCATCTTCGGCCGTAAGGGCGGGGGCCGCGGCAATCGTCCCGGCGGCGCCGGCGGTCCGCCGTCCTCGCCGCGCAACGCGCGCATCGGCCTGGGGGTGATCGTCCTGGTGCTGGTGGTGCTGTGGCTGGCCAGCGGCTTCTACATCGTGCAGGAAGGCCAGGTGGCGGTCGTCACCCAGTTCGGCAAATACAAGAGCACGTCGCCGGCCGGCTTCCAGTGGCGCCTGCCGTATCCCTTCCAGAACCAGGAAACCGTCAACGTGTCGCAGTTGCGCACGTTCGAGGTCGGTTTCCGCGGCAGCGCGCGCAACAAGGTCCTGCCCGAGGCGCTGATGCTGACCACCGACGAGAACATCGTCGACATGCAGTTCGTGGTGCAGTACCGCCTGCGCGCCGACGGCGCGCCCGACTACCTGTTCCGCACGCGCGACCCGGACGAATCGGTGCGCCAGGCGGCCGAGACCGCCATGCGCGAGATCGTCGGCAAGAAGCCCATGGACTACGTGCTGTACGAAGGCCGCACCAACGTGGCGACCGAAGTGCAGGGGCTGATGCAGCAGATCCTGGACCGCTACCACACCGGCATCCAGGTCAGCACCGTGGCCATCCAGAACGTGCAGCCGCCCGAACAGGTGCAGGCCGCGTTCGACGACGCCGTCAAGGCCGGCCAGGACCGCGAGCGCCAGATCAACGAAGGCCAGGCCTACGCCAACCAGGTCGTGCCGCTGGCCGCGGGCCAGGCCTCGCGCATGACCGAGCAGGCCGAGGGCTACAAGGCCAAGGTCATCGGCGACGCCGAGGGCAACACGGCGCGCTTCAACAGCATCGTCAACGAATACCGCAAGGCGCCGGCCGTGATGCGCGAGCGGATGTACCTGGAGACCATGCAGGAGATCTATTCGCGCGCAAGCAAGGTCATGATCGACGGCAAGAACGGCAACAACATGCTGTACCTGCCCATCGACAAGATCATTCAGCAGGCGGCGCAGGACGCCAGCAGGCAGCCCGCCGCCTCGGGCGGCAGCCTGCCCGGCGCCAGCCAGCCCGCGATACCGCAGCCTCCGCGCGCTTCCGGGCAGCAATCCGGCAACAGCGGCAGCACCAGCAACACGCTGCCCCGCGACCGTCTGTCGCGCTAA
- the hfq gene encoding RNA chaperone Hfq — translation MSNKGQTLQDPFLNTLRKDHVPVSIYLVNGIKLQGQIESFDQYVVLLRNTVTQMVYKHAISTVVPARPVNFQVEIPAE, via the coding sequence ATGAGCAATAAAGGGCAAACTCTGCAAGATCCGTTTTTGAATACGCTGCGCAAAGATCATGTGCCGGTGTCCATCTACCTCGTCAACGGCATCAAGCTGCAGGGACAAATCGAATCTTTCGACCAATACGTGGTGCTGCTGCGCAATACCGTGACCCAAATGGTCTACAAGCATGCTATTTCGACCGTTGTGCCGGCCCGTCCGGTCAACTTCCAGGTGGAAATCCCCGCTGAGTAA
- the rpsU gene encoding 30S ribosomal protein S21, producing the protein MPIVRLKENEPFEAALRRFKRTIEKTGLLTELRSREFYEKPTAERKRKHAAAVKRHYKRIRSQQLPPRLY; encoded by the coding sequence ATGCCCATCGTTCGTCTGAAGGAAAATGAGCCGTTTGAAGCCGCCCTGCGTCGCTTCAAGCGCACCATTGAAAAAACGGGTCTGCTGACCGAACTGCGCTCGCGCGAGTTCTACGAAAAGCCGACCGCCGAGCGCAAGCGCAAGCATGCCGCCGCGGTCAAGCGTCACTACAAGCGCATTCGCAGCCAGCAACTGCCCCCCCGTCTGTACTAA
- a CDS encoding ATP phosphoribosyltransferase regulatory subunit: MGNWLLPESLADILPAEARRIEELRRELLDLYRTYGYELVAPPLVEYIDSLLSGTGTELNLRTCKLIDQLSGRTLGVRADMTPQVSRIDAHLLNRPGVTRLCYCGTVLHAKPADLLSSRELLQIGAEIYGHAGVEADLEIIRLVLETVRIAGVVRPRLDLCHPGVVRAIVDADPAAQPHVETIMGLLREKDIPGLDELARRPNGPSAHTTGALRTLTTLYGDASELARARRELPALPGIERALDALEALLGYLPDLPVSIDLGDVGGYGYHSGVTFALYAEGWHNALVTGGRYDNVSRAFGRARPATGFSLDLRRLAAGLAPAEPASAVRAPWGQDAALAQAVRDLRRAGEIVVQTLPGHEHDQDEFIFDRELALQDGAWTVRKI, encoded by the coding sequence ATGGGTAACTGGCTGCTGCCCGAGAGCCTGGCCGATATCCTCCCGGCCGAGGCCCGGCGCATCGAGGAACTGCGCCGCGAACTGCTCGATCTCTACCGCACCTACGGTTACGAGCTGGTCGCGCCGCCCCTGGTCGAATACATCGATTCCCTGTTGTCGGGCACCGGCACGGAACTGAATCTGCGCACCTGCAAGCTGATCGACCAGCTTTCCGGCCGCACGCTGGGCGTGCGGGCCGACATGACCCCGCAGGTCTCGCGCATCGACGCGCATCTGCTGAACCGGCCCGGCGTGACGCGGCTCTGTTATTGCGGCACCGTGCTGCATGCCAAGCCGGCCGACCTGCTGTCCAGCCGCGAGCTGCTGCAGATCGGCGCCGAGATCTACGGCCACGCCGGCGTCGAGGCGGACCTGGAAATCATCCGCCTGGTGCTGGAAACCGTGCGCATCGCCGGCGTGGTCCGGCCGCGCCTGGACCTGTGCCACCCGGGCGTGGTGCGCGCCATCGTCGACGCCGATCCCGCCGCGCAGCCCCATGTCGAAACCATCATGGGCCTGCTGCGCGAAAAAGACATTCCGGGCCTGGATGAGCTGGCGCGCCGCCCCAACGGGCCGTCGGCGCACACCACCGGCGCCCTGCGCACGCTGACCACCCTGTACGGCGACGCTTCCGAACTGGCGCGCGCGCGCCGCGAACTGCCGGCGCTGCCCGGCATCGAGCGCGCGCTGGATGCGCTGGAAGCCCTGCTGGGCTACCTGCCGGACCTGCCGGTGAGCATCGACCTGGGCGACGTCGGCGGCTACGGTTACCATTCCGGCGTGACCTTCGCGCTTTACGCCGAAGGCTGGCACAACGCGCTGGTGACGGGCGGACGCTACGACAACGTCAGCCGCGCCTTCGGCCGGGCGCGGCCGGCCACCGGTTTCAGCCTGGACCTGCGCCGCCTGGCGGCCGGCCTGGCGCCGGCGGAACCGGCCAGCGCGGTGCGCGCGCCGTGGGGGCAGGACGCCGCCCTGGCGCAGGCCGTGCGCGATCTGCGCCGGGCCGGCGAGATCGTCGTCCAGACGCTGCCCGGCCATGAGCATGACCAGGACGAATTCATTTTCGACCGCGAACTCGCGCTGCAGGACGGCGCCTGGACGGTCCGCAAGATTTGA
- the hflC gene encoding protease modulator HflC — MQRLLPILVGLLIVLAAASSCVFIVRERDYALVFSLGEVRKVISEPGLYFKAPPPFQNVVTLDKRVLTIESTDAERIQTSEKKNLLIDSYVKWRIADPRLYYVTFGGNERAAQERLQAQIRDALNAAVNVRTVKDVVSSEREKVMAEILANVAKRAEPLGVQIVDVRLRRIEFAPEISESVYRRMEAERTRVANELRSIGAAEGEKIRAEADRRREVILAEAYAKAQAIMGEGDAQASGIYAAAYGKDPVFYTFYKSLEAYRTAFSKPSDLLVVDPSSEFFQFFKSSMGNPAAPSGAQGGLPGSPAAPGAAPAPAR, encoded by the coding sequence ATGCAACGTCTTTTGCCCATCCTGGTTGGCCTGCTGATCGTCCTGGCCGCCGCCTCGTCCTGCGTGTTCATCGTGCGCGAGCGCGATTACGCCCTGGTGTTCTCGCTGGGGGAAGTGCGCAAGGTCATCAGTGAACCCGGCCTGTACTTCAAGGCCCCGCCGCCGTTCCAGAACGTCGTCACCCTGGACAAGCGCGTCCTCACCATCGAATCGACCGACGCCGAGCGCATCCAGACCTCGGAAAAGAAGAACCTGCTGATCGATTCCTACGTGAAGTGGCGCATCGCCGATCCGCGCCTGTACTACGTGACCTTCGGCGGCAACGAGCGCGCCGCGCAGGAACGCCTGCAGGCGCAGATCCGCGACGCGCTGAACGCCGCCGTCAACGTGCGCACCGTCAAGGACGTGGTGTCGTCCGAGCGGGAAAAGGTGATGGCGGAAATCCTGGCCAACGTCGCCAAGCGCGCCGAGCCCCTGGGCGTGCAGATCGTCGACGTGCGCCTGCGCCGCATCGAGTTCGCGCCGGAGATTTCGGAGTCGGTGTATCGCCGCATGGAAGCCGAGCGGACCCGCGTGGCCAACGAGCTGCGCTCCATCGGCGCCGCCGAGGGCGAGAAAATCCGCGCCGAGGCCGACCGCCGCCGCGAGGTCATCCTCGCCGAGGCCTATGCCAAGGCCCAGGCCATCATGGGCGAGGGCGACGCGCAGGCCAGCGGCATCTACGCCGCCGCCTACGGCAAGGATCCCGTGTTCTATACGTTCTACAAGAGCCTGGAAGCCTACCGCACCGCGTTCTCCAAGCCCAGCGACCTGCTGGTGGTCGACCCGAGCTCGGAATTCTTCCAGTTCTTCAAGTCCTCCATGGGCAACCCGGCGGCGCCCAGCGGCGCCCAGGGCGGCCTGCCGGGCAGTCCCGCCGCCCCCGGCGCGGCGCCGGCCCCCGCCCGCTGA
- a CDS encoding phosphoribosyltransferase → MSSLPPSTDKDLWISWDEYHRLIERLALLVHRSGWKFDQILCLARGGVRVGDILSRIYDVPLGILATSSYREAAGTKQGALDIAQFITITRGSLSGRVLLVDDMVDTGLTFNKVREHLARQFPAITELRSAVLWWKGHSHVEPDFYVDKLPTNPWIHQPFEDYDSLRPHQLEAWTRKGSGD, encoded by the coding sequence ATGAGCAGCTTGCCTCCGAGTACCGATAAAGACCTGTGGATCAGTTGGGACGAGTATCACCGGCTGATCGAGCGCCTGGCCCTGCTGGTGCACCGTTCCGGCTGGAAATTCGACCAGATCCTCTGCCTGGCGCGCGGCGGCGTGCGGGTGGGCGACATCCTGTCGCGGATTTACGACGTCCCGCTGGGCATCCTGGCGACCAGCAGCTATCGCGAAGCCGCCGGCACCAAGCAGGGCGCCCTGGACATCGCCCAGTTCATCACCATCACCCGCGGCAGCCTGTCCGGCCGGGTGTTGCTGGTCGATGACATGGTCGATACCGGCCTGACCTTCAACAAGGTGCGCGAGCACCTGGCGCGGCAATTCCCCGCCATCACGGAGCTGCGCAGCGCCGTCCTGTGGTGGAAGGGGCATTCGCACGTGGAACCCGACTTCTACGTCGACAAGCTGCCGACCAACCCCTGGATACACCAGCCTTTCGAGGACTACGACAGCCTGCGGCCGCATCAACTGGAGGCCTGGACCAGAAAAGGCTCTGGCGATTAA